ACGGTCGACTCCCACAGCCGGGCCCCGTCGAAGTGCACCACCGCGTCCCGCTCCCGCGCGGCCCCGACCACCTCGGTGAGCTCCTCCCAGGTGGGCAGCACGAAACCGGCGTCCCTGAGGGGCAGTTCCAGCATCAGCGCCCCGAAGGGCTCCTCGAAGTCGCGCACCTCCGCGGCGGTCGGCAGCCGCGGCTCGCCCGTCACCCGCACCGGGCGCAGGCCGCCGACCTCGCTGAACGCGTTCCGCTCGTGCACCTCCGGGTGGCTGAGCGCGTGCAGGGCCACGGTCGGGTTGCCGGTGCGGCCCGCCCAGCAGCGCAGGGCCACCTGCTGGGCCATGGTGCCCGTCGGGAAGAACGCCGCCGCCTCGGTGCCGAGGAGCGTCGCGACCTTCGTCTCCAGCGCCTCGACGACGCCGTCGCCGTACACGTCCGACAGTTCGTCCAGGTCGTGGACGTCCCCCGCCGCGTCCAGCACCGCCAGCCGCTCCCGCAGGGTCCGGTGGAAACCGAACCGCGCGAACACGCGCCGCGCGCTGCGGTGCGCCGCCAGCCGCCGCTCCCGGATCCCCGCGCCCCGGTCCGGGTCCGCCGCCTGCTCATCGCGTTCCGCCATGTCAGTCATGGCCCGGATCCTCCCCCGCGCGCGTGCCGCCGGGCACCCGCATTTCGAACGCCGTCCGGAAACGCGCACGGGCATGCACACCCTGTGGACAACCGAACGCCCCTCGAACCGATCGCGTTAACATGACGAGAAATCGTCCGGTACCCGGAGCGGACTGGAACGGGAAGGCCGCCGTCGAGTGAACACAACCCCACAGCCAGACCCCAAGGACCGCCCCGCGCGGCTCACCGTCGGCGTCGTCGGCGCCGGCCGCGTGGGACCCGCACTGGCCGCGTCCCTCCAGCTCGCCGGGCACCGCCCGGTCGCCGTCTCCGCGGTCTCCGACGCCTCCCGGCGCCGGGCCGCGCAACTTCTGCCCGACGTGCCGCTGATGCCGCCCGCCGAGGTCCTCCAGCGGTCCGACCTGGTCCTGCTCACGGTCCCGGACGACGCCCTGCCCGACCTGGTCGCGGGCCTCGCCGACACCGGCTCCGTCCGCCCGGGACAGCTGCTCGTCCACACCTCGGGGCGGTACGGCGCGCGGGTCCTCGACCCCGCCCTGCGCGCGGGCGCCCTGCCGCTCGCCCTGCACCCCGCCATGACCTTCACCGGCACGCCCGTGGACGTCCAGCGGCTGGCCGGCTGCTCGTTCGGCGTCACCGCGCCCGAGGAACTGCGCCTGGCCGCGGAGGCCCTCGTCATCGAGATGGGCGGCGAGCCCGAGTGGATCTCCGAGGAGAACCGGCCGCTCTACCACGCCGCCCTCGCGCTCGGCGCCAACCACCTGGTCACCCTGGTCGCCCAGTCCATGGAACTGCTGAGCGCGGCCGGCGTCGCGGCCCCCGACCGGATGCTCGGCCCGCTGCTCGGCGCGGCCCTGGACAACGCCCTGCGCTCCGGCGACGCGGCCCTCACCGGCCCGGTCGCGCGCGGCGACGCGGGCACGGTCGCCGCGCACGTCACGGAGCTGCGCCGGCACGCCCCGCAGACCGTCGCCGGCTACCTGGCGATGGCCCGCGCCACCGCCGACCGGGCCCTGGCCCGCGGCCTGCTCAAGCCCGAGCTCGCCGAGGACCTCCTCGGGGTACTCGCCCACGGGACCGACGGC
This genomic stretch from Streptomyces sp. Go-475 harbors:
- a CDS encoding beta-eliminating lyase-related protein; the encoded protein is MAERDEQAADPDRGAGIRERRLAAHRSARRVFARFGFHRTLRERLAVLDAAGDVHDLDELSDVYGDGVVEALETKVATLLGTEAAAFFPTGTMAQQVALRCWAGRTGNPTVALHALSHPEVHERNAFSEVGGLRPVRVTGEPRLPTAAEVRDFEEPFGALMLELPLRDAGFVLPTWEELTEVVGAARERDAVVHFDGARLWESTVRLGRSLEEIAGLADSVYVSFYKSLEAFGGAALAGPADLVEEAKAWRHRYGGQVFQQFPTALSALVGLERELPRLPEYVAHARVVAAALREGFAAAGLPWARVHPEVPHTHDFQVWLPYDADVLGEAAVRAAEETGCVLFGSAWDRGGPGLAVTEVHVRAAGLEWTAEDVKSAVAEFVARLPERAG
- a CDS encoding DUF2520 domain-containing protein; the protein is MNTTPQPDPKDRPARLTVGVVGAGRVGPALAASLQLAGHRPVAVSAVSDASRRRAAQLLPDVPLMPPAEVLQRSDLVLLTVPDDALPDLVAGLADTGSVRPGQLLVHTSGRYGARVLDPALRAGALPLALHPAMTFTGTPVDVQRLAGCSFGVTAPEELRLAAEALVIEMGGEPEWISEENRPLYHAALALGANHLVTLVAQSMELLSAAGVAAPDRMLGPLLGAALDNALRSGDAALTGPVARGDAGTVAAHVTELRRHAPQTVAGYLAMARATADRALARGLLKPELAEDLLGVLAHGTDGTEGDAR